In the Burkholderia contaminans genome, GCACCCACCGCGATGCGCATCCACGGCACGCGGCGCTGTTGCTTCGCGGGCTGGTCGAGTGTGGCTGCTTCACGGGATGAGGCAGCGGCTTGGGTCGTATCCATCGATTCACCTATGTATATGCACTTATCAAGTCGATCGACGGCATGTCGTCGATCGGGGAAGGGGCTAGCGTTCCGGCAGGTTGTGCGTGATCCGGAACAATTCGTCTCTCAGGCGGGCCGCCTGCGTCGACCCGAACCGCTGCTCGAACGCTTCCTGCGCGGCGAGCCAGTGCACCTGCGCGTCGGCGACCTTCGTTTCGCCGTGCGCGGTCAGCGCGAACGTCTGGCGGCGGCACCGCGGCTCGATCTGGCCCGCCACCAGCGCCGCGCCGACGAGCGGCTTGAGCGCGCGCAGCAGCGCGGTGCGTTCGATCACCAGCACGGTCGACAGCGTCGCCATCGTCAGGCCGGGCCGGTCGCGCAGCAGCGCGAGAATGCTGTACTGCGACGGCGTCACGCCCGCCTGCGACAGGTAACGCTCGTAGAACTGCGAGATCCGGCGGGCGGCTTGGCGGACCGCGAAGCAATCGTCATCGGTGAGCGTCATCTTGTGCATGTACACATGTTAGGGGGCAATGCCGCCCGGAGCGAGCGGCGGGGCGCGATCAGATTGTTGCCGCGGCCGTACCAATCGGCGTCAGGCTGCAGCCGGGACGATCCAGCCTTCGCGGTCGCAATAGGCGGCCGTGTAGTCGATGAATGCCTTGACCTTCGCGGGCAGCAGCGCGCGGTTCGCGTAAGCCAGTTTGATCTCGACGAACTTGTCGACGAGGTCGGCATCCGCGAGCAGTTGCACGAGCGCGCCCGACGCGAGTTCGGCCTGGACGAGCGTTTTCGGCACGACGCCGATGCCGAAGTCGTGCATCACCATCTCGCGGTTGAAGACGGGGCTGTTCGACGAGATGTCGAAGCGGAACGGCACGGTCAGCAGGTCGCCGTCGACGCGGAACGACAGCGCGGGCCGGCGCAGCGACGGCGACATCGGCACGAACAGATGGTCGGCGAGATCCGCCGGCGCGACCGGGTGGGAATGGGCGCGCAGGTACGCGGGTGTCGCGACGATCACGAGCGGAATCCGCTCGATCATTCGCACGACGGTCGATTCGTTGGTCAGCATGTACGGCACGACGATGCCGATGTCATAGCCTTCGCCGACGAGATCGACCGGGCGCTCGGTCAGCGTCACGTCGAGGCGCACCTTCGGGTGTGCGGCCTTGAAGCCGGCGATCAGCGGTACCAGCCGGTTCAGCGCGGCCGTCGTGTGCGCGACGAGCCGCAGCAGGCCTTCGGGTTCGCGCGTGGGCGCCTGCGCTTCCGCTTCGAGCGAGTCGAGTTCGTCGAGCACGGCCGCGCAGCGCTCGTAGATGCGCTCGGCCGTTTCGGTCAGCGACACCTGGCGCGTGGTCCGGTGCAGCAGCCGGCTGCCGAAACGTGCTTCCAGATCCGCGACCGCGCGCGACACGACAGGCCGCGCGAGGCCATGCATGTCGGCGGCACGCGTGAAGCTGCGCATCTCCACCACCGACCGGAAAATCCGCAGCTTGTCGATGTAGTCCATGTCCGTCTCCTTGACGCGAGGGCCGGCCGCCGGCCTTGTTACGGCGGAGTGTACATTGACTTTATGCATATGCACATTTAAATTGCGAAACATGAACGACACCTCGATTGCCCAAGCGTGCCACTGTCTCGCGCTGCGCCAGGCGGCGCGCTTCGTCACGCAACTGTACGAGCGCCATCTGGCCCCGGTTGGCGTCACGCCCGCCCAGTTTTCGATCATGGCGAACCTGACGCGCCAGCCCGGCCTGTTGATGAGCGAACTCGCCGATGCGCTCGTGATGGATCGCACGACGCTGCTGCGCGCGCTGAAGCCGTTGCAGCGCGACGGGTTCGTCGCGACGGCCGCGTCCGAGCACGATACGCGTGCGCATGCGCTGAGCCTCACGAAGCTGGGCGAGCGCACGTTCGCCGAAGCGAAAGTCGCATGGCAGGCCGCGCAAGACGAATTCGAGACGCGGTTCGGCCGCGATCGCGCGAAGGCGCTGCGCGACGAACTGTTCAGTGTGACCGCGGAACGCTAGACGGCGGGCTGGCGGCAAACTGGAGCGGAATTCGAGCCATTGGTCGCTTCCGTGGCGCTCAGTGGCGTAAATTGGTTTTTGAAACTGTCCGGATCGATGGCGATCTGGACAGTTTTTATTTCCAGTTGTAGAGTCCCCTGACGGATTTCACGAGCCGGCGCCGCCGGCACGCGTCAGAGGAGCAACCGATGCTGCAGTTGAGTGACCGCGACAGCGCCATGCTGCGCGGGGATTTCGGCGACGGCGTCGCGCGCGCGATGCGGATCGTCGCGCGCACGGCGCAAGTGATGTCCGCGCCACGCCTGATCGACATCACGTCCGCCCATATCGACGGCTGCCTTTACCACGGCCAGACCAGCCTCGACTTCGTCGAGTATTTCGTCGATACGGGCGCGAAGGTCGCGGTGCCGACCACGCTGAACGTCGGGTCGCTCGACCTGATCCATCCCGAGCTGTACCACGGCGACCGCACGATCCGGCGCGATGCGCAGCGCCTGATGGACGCGCATCTGCAGCTCGGATGCGAATCGAGCTTTACGTGCGCGCCCTATCAACTGAAGAACCGTCCCGCGAAAGGCGAGCAGATCGCATGGGCAGAATCGAACGCGATCGTGTTCGCGAATTCGGTGCTCGGCGCGCGGACGAGCCGGTACGGCGATTTTCTCGACCTGGCTGCCGCGATCACCGGGCGTGCGCCGTACGCGGGGCTGCATGTCGAAGCGAACCGCGCCGCGCGGATCGTGTTCAACGCACCGGATTTCAGCCGCCTGGCGTCGCGCGACATCCATTTCGCCGCGCTCGGGCTCCTGATCGGGCGGATCGCGGGCGCGGTGGTGCCGGCGATCGTCGGGCTGCCGGCGGACACCACGGAAGACGAACTCAAGGCGTTGGGCGCGGCTGCCGCATCGAGCGGCGCCGTCGCGCTGTTCCATGCGGTTGGCGTGACGCCCGAGGCGCCCACGCTCGACGCCGCGTTGCACGGGCAAGCGGCGCAACGCACGGTCGATGTCACGATGGCCGATCTCGACGAGATTCGCCGCACGCTGAACCACGGCGCGGCCGGCGATGCGCTCGTCGCGGTGGCGCTCGGCACGCCGCATTTCTCGCTGGCCGAATTCCGCACGCTCGATACGTTGCTCGACGCGTTCGACGGCAAGCCGGCCTGTGATTTCTACGTGAACACGAGCCGGTTCATCCTGTGGGAGCTGGAAGAAGCCGGCCTCGCGGAGAAATTCGCCGCACGCGGCATCCAGATCGTCGTGGACACCTGCACGTACATCACGCCGGTGATGAAGCAACTGTCGGGGCTCGTGATGACCAATTCGGGGAAATGGGCGTCGTATGCGCCCGCGAACATCGGCGTGATGGTCGCGTACGGCAGCATGCGCGAATGCGTTCGTTCGGCATACGAAGGAAAGGTGCGATTCGATGACTGACGCCACGCACAAGGGTTTGACGGGCGACACGCTCGTGCCGGGCAGCGCGTGCGCGCGCCCGTTCGTGCTCGACAAGCCGCTCAGCTTCTGGGGCGGCTACGACTCGGGCGCAGGAAAGATCGTCGATCGCGGGCATCCGCAGGCCGGTGCGAGCCTCGCCGGCAAGGTGATGGTGATGCCGCACGCGAAGGGCTCGAGTTCGAGCAGCAGCGTGCTCGCGGAAGCCGTGCGCAACGGCACGGGGCCGGTCGCGATCGTGCTGAAGGAGCGCGACCTGATCATCTCGATCGGCGCGATCGTGGCCGCCGAGCTGTATGCGATCGCGGTGCCGGTGGTGTGCGTGAGCGATCACGTGTACGACGCGATCGTCGCCGCGACGGGGGACGTGCGGATCGAAGCGGAAGAAGGGGATGGCGGCGCGAGGATTTGCGTCGACCTCTGACGTTTCGTGCGCGGGATCGGCTCAGATGAAGCGAATGTGCGACGTTTCTTCGTTCGAGAGCGACAGTGCGTGCCGGGCAGCATTCATCTCGCGCTTGCCGCCTGGCTGCCTGAGCCGCCGGATCTCGGGCCACAAGATTGCGCCGAACACGGTGCGCAGGATCGTGCTCAGCAGGAAGAGCGCGATCGCGGCGCCGCCGAACCACGTGGATATCTCCAGCACGCTGTCCGTGCTGCGTTCCGTCGCGGACACGAGGCCGATGGTGATGGCCATGGCGACCAGCATGCCGATCGTTACGACGATATCCATGCGGGCAGCCGCGACTTTCGCAGTGCGAACGAGATATACCGAGCCGTCGGTCGCGTTGCGGATAGCGTAGATGGCGCGGCGATCCCGATCTTGCGTGTATGCAACGGTCAACCGGTCGCCCGCGACGATGAACACGCTTCGCGTGCTGTCCGTCCTGAGCGTGAGCGGTGCGTCGACCGTGTCGAGCTGGAGCGCAATCTCCTCGATGCTTTGCGTGGTCATGCCGAGGTTGTTGCTCCAGACCTTCGTACTGATCGTGTTCTGGCTGACCGACGTCACGCAACCGGACGCGATCTGCATGGTGCGATCGCTCATCCGTTGCTCCTTTCCGCCGTGAAACTGGCCGGTTCGTATTGCCACTTTTCCTGGGCTTCGCGCCGCTGGGGCCGGAAGACCAGTTCGGACAGGCCGGCGATCGCGAGCAGGGTGCCCAGCAGGCTGATGATGCCGACGACCAGGGTCACCGCGCCGACGAACGCCCAGCCCGATTTGAAGGCGGCGCCGTCGATCAGCAGGCTCAGCATGAAGATGCATGACGCCCAGATGAGGAGCGACACGTTGCTGCTCTTTTGCCTGAACACGTTGTAAGGAGCGATTGCGACGTCGTTGCCTTTGATCCACGCGATGCTGCGGCGACCGCGATCGTCGAAGACACACGCGCGCACCGCCATCCCGGGCTTCAATCGATCGATCTGCTTGAACGCCTCCGCATCGATATCGTCCGCCGCGATGAAGTAGCACGCGCCCTGCATCGTCAGGCGATACAGCGGCACCTTCTTGATATCGGACGCGACACGAATGAGGTTCGTGTCGATACGGTCGATCGTCGCATCGATCAGGGCGGTGTGATTGGGCATGGGGCGGGAGAGTGCGCCGGCGGGCGCCGCTTTGGCGTGGCATTGATCATACCGATGAAATGCCGCGCAGGCACGTCGTGCCGCCCGCAGCCCCGCATCATTCGTGCGACGTGCCCGCGGCGGCGTCCCGATACGCACTCGGCGTCTGCCCGGCCCAGCGCCGGAACGCGCGCGTGAAATTCGCCGGGTCGGTGAATTGCAGCCGCTCGGCGATCGTCTTCAGGTCGAGATCCGACGCGGCAAGCAACTGCTTCGCGTCGCGAAACCGCGCTTCGTCGAGCAATTGCCGATAGCTCGAACCGGCTTCTTCCAGCCGGCGCCGCAGCGTGCGTGTGGATACGAGCAGCGCGTCGGCAAGTGTCTCCGGCCCCGGGTAATCGCCGGCGCCGCGTGCCAGCTCCGCGCGCACGCGTTCGACCAGGTCGCCTTCCTCCTGGCGCACCTGCGCATATTCACGCTCCACCTGCACGAGTGCCTGCCGGTGCGCGACTTCATCCGCGAGCGGCAGCGGCCAGTCGAGCACGTCGCGCGCGATCCACAGCGCGTTGGCGGCGCAGCCGAATTCGACCGGCGGGAGCTGGTCGCGATAGCGCGCGAAATAGGGCGGCTCCGGCCACG is a window encoding:
- a CDS encoding MarR family winged helix-turn-helix transcriptional regulator, with protein sequence MHKMTLTDDDCFAVRQAARRISQFYERYLSQAGVTPSQYSILALLRDRPGLTMATLSTVLVIERTALLRALKPLVGAALVAGQIEPRCRRQTFALTAHGETKVADAQVHWLAAQEAFEQRFGSTQAARLRDELFRITHNLPER
- a CDS encoding LysR family transcriptional regulator, which gives rise to MDYIDKLRIFRSVVEMRSFTRAADMHGLARPVVSRAVADLEARFGSRLLHRTTRQVSLTETAERIYERCAAVLDELDSLEAEAQAPTREPEGLLRLVAHTTAALNRLVPLIAGFKAAHPKVRLDVTLTERPVDLVGEGYDIGIVVPYMLTNESTVVRMIERIPLVIVATPAYLRAHSHPVAPADLADHLFVPMSPSLRRPALSFRVDGDLLTVPFRFDISSNSPVFNREMVMHDFGIGVVPKTLVQAELASGALVQLLADADLVDKFVEIKLAYANRALLPAKVKAFIDYTAAYCDREGWIVPAAA
- a CDS encoding MarR family winged helix-turn-helix transcriptional regulator: MNDTSIAQACHCLALRQAARFVTQLYERHLAPVGVTPAQFSIMANLTRQPGLLMSELADALVMDRTTLLRALKPLQRDGFVATAASEHDTRAHALSLTKLGERTFAEAKVAWQAAQDEFETRFGRDRAKALRDELFSVTAER
- a CDS encoding aconitase X, with translation MLQLSDRDSAMLRGDFGDGVARAMRIVARTAQVMSAPRLIDITSAHIDGCLYHGQTSLDFVEYFVDTGAKVAVPTTLNVGSLDLIHPELYHGDRTIRRDAQRLMDAHLQLGCESSFTCAPYQLKNRPAKGEQIAWAESNAIVFANSVLGARTSRYGDFLDLAAAITGRAPYAGLHVEANRAARIVFNAPDFSRLASRDIHFAALGLLIGRIAGAVVPAIVGLPADTTEDELKALGAAAASSGAVALFHAVGVTPEAPTLDAALHGQAAQRTVDVTMADLDEIRRTLNHGAAGDALVAVALGTPHFSLAEFRTLDTLLDAFDGKPACDFYVNTSRFILWELEEAGLAEKFAARGIQIVVDTCTYITPVMKQLSGLVMTNSGKWASYAPANIGVMVAYGSMRECVRSAYEGKVRFDD
- a CDS encoding aconitase X swivel domain-containing protein, whose product is MTDATHKGLTGDTLVPGSACARPFVLDKPLSFWGGYDSGAGKIVDRGHPQAGASLAGKVMVMPHAKGSSSSSSVLAEAVRNGTGPVAIVLKERDLIISIGAIVAAELYAIAVPVVCVSDHVYDAIVAATGDVRIEAEEGDGGARICVDL